From a single Agrobacterium tumefaciens genomic region:
- a CDS encoding NADH:flavin oxidoreductase: protein MSNDPLLQPYQLKHLTLRNRIIVTSHEPAYPEDGMPKGRYRAYTVERARGGVALTMTAGSAAVSKDSPPVFNNLLAYKDEIVPWIREMTDAVHEAGSAIMIQLTHLGRRTRWDKGDWLPVLAPSHQREAAHRAFPKKIEDWDIERIIKDFADAAERMKAGGMDGVELEAYGHLIDQFVSPLTNELDGPYGGSLENRMRFCLDVFKAMRQRVGDDFILGVRYTADECLENGTGKAEGIEISRRLKESGLIDYLNVIRGHIDTDPGLTDVIPIQGMASAPHLDFAGEIRAATSFPVFHAAKIQDVATARHAIAAGKVDMIGMTRAHMTDPHIVRKIMEKQEEDIRPCVGANYCLDRIYQGGLAFCIHNAATGREETMPHEITRAEKSLKVVIVGAGPAGLEAARVCAERGHTVMVFEAASDAGGQVRLTAQSERRREMIGIIDWRMSQCEKLGVIFHFNSWAEADTVVAEKPDVVIIATGGLPHTEVLSKGNELVVSAWDIISGDVKPGANVLVYDDAGDHTGLQAAEFIAKAGGKVEIMTPDRSFAPEVMAMNLVPYMRSLQKHDTTFSVTYRLEAAERSGNQIIAHVGSDYGGVSKQRIVDQIVVNHGTIPLDELYFELKPGSKNLGEISYDALIAGAAQTVERNPAGAYRLFRIGDAVAARNTHAAIYDALRLAKDI from the coding sequence ATGTCGAACGATCCCCTTCTTCAGCCCTATCAGCTCAAGCATCTGACGCTGCGCAACCGCATCATCGTCACCTCCCACGAACCCGCCTACCCTGAAGACGGCATGCCGAAAGGGCGCTACCGCGCCTATACCGTCGAACGGGCCAGGGGCGGCGTGGCGCTGACGATGACGGCAGGCTCGGCCGCCGTATCGAAAGACAGCCCGCCCGTTTTCAACAATCTCTTGGCCTACAAAGATGAAATCGTCCCGTGGATCCGGGAAATGACCGACGCCGTGCATGAGGCCGGTTCGGCGATCATGATCCAGCTGACGCATCTTGGCCGCCGCACCCGTTGGGACAAGGGCGACTGGCTGCCGGTCCTCGCGCCATCGCACCAGCGGGAAGCGGCGCACCGCGCCTTTCCGAAGAAGATCGAGGACTGGGATATCGAGCGCATCATCAAGGATTTCGCCGATGCTGCCGAACGAATGAAGGCGGGCGGCATGGATGGGGTGGAACTGGAAGCCTATGGCCACCTCATCGACCAGTTCGTCTCACCGCTGACCAACGAGCTTGACGGCCCCTATGGCGGCTCGCTTGAAAACCGCATGCGCTTCTGTCTCGACGTCTTCAAGGCGATGCGCCAACGCGTCGGCGACGATTTTATCCTCGGGGTTCGTTATACCGCCGATGAATGTCTCGAGAACGGCACCGGCAAGGCGGAAGGCATCGAAATCTCCAGACGGCTGAAGGAGAGCGGCCTGATCGACTATCTCAACGTCATCAGGGGACATATCGACACCGATCCCGGCCTGACCGACGTCATCCCCATTCAGGGCATGGCGAGCGCGCCGCATCTTGATTTCGCAGGCGAAATCCGCGCGGCGACCAGCTTCCCCGTCTTCCATGCCGCCAAAATTCAGGATGTCGCCACCGCCCGGCATGCGATTGCCGCCGGCAAGGTCGACATGATCGGCATGACCCGCGCCCACATGACCGATCCGCATATCGTCCGCAAGATCATGGAAAAACAGGAGGAGGACATCCGCCCCTGCGTCGGCGCCAATTATTGTCTTGATCGCATTTATCAAGGCGGCCTCGCCTTCTGCATTCACAATGCGGCAACCGGCCGCGAGGAAACCATGCCACATGAAATCACCAGGGCTGAGAAAAGCCTGAAGGTGGTGATCGTCGGCGCGGGGCCGGCAGGTCTCGAAGCCGCACGGGTCTGTGCGGAACGTGGCCATACGGTCATGGTCTTCGAGGCCGCCAGCGACGCCGGCGGCCAGGTCCGCCTGACTGCACAGAGCGAACGCCGCCGCGAAATGATCGGCATCATCGACTGGCGCATGAGCCAGTGCGAGAAGCTCGGCGTCATCTTCCATTTCAACAGCTGGGCGGAGGCGGATACGGTTGTCGCCGAAAAACCCGACGTGGTGATTATCGCTACCGGCGGACTGCCACATACCGAGGTGCTTTCGAAGGGCAACGAGCTGGTCGTCTCCGCATGGGATATCATTTCCGGCGACGTCAAGCCGGGCGCCAATGTTCTCGTCTATGATGATGCCGGCGACCACACCGGGCTTCAGGCCGCCGAATTCATCGCCAAGGCGGGTGGCAAGGTCGAGATCATGACGCCGGATCGCTCTTTCGCCCCGGAAGTCATGGCCATGAATCTCGTACCCTATATGCGTTCGCTGCAGAAACACGACACGACATTCAGCGTCACCTACCGGCTGGAGGCAGCGGAAAGAAGCGGCAACCAGATCATCGCCCATGTCGGCAGCGATTATGGCGGCGTTTCGAAACAGCGGATCGTCGACCAGATCGTCGTCAATCACGGCACAATCCCGCTGGACGAACTTTATTTCGAGCTCAAGCCCGGCTCGAAGAACCTCGGCGAAATATCCTACGACGCGCTCATTGCGGGCGCGGCCCAGACCGTCGAGCGTAATCCGGCCGGCGCCTACCGGCTGTTCCGAATCGGCGATGCGGTTGCAGCGCGCAACACCCATGCAGCAATCTACGACGCGCTGCGCCTCGCAAAGGACATCTGA
- a CDS encoding TetR/AcrR family transcriptional regulator, translating into MEATLNETGWRGSQEGWLEAAYEALLESGVDSVKILPLAKKLNLSRTSFYWFFKDREELLAALLSRWREKNTGSILRQSEAYAETLAEAMLNVFDCWLDSSLFDSKFEFAVRSWALQSADILAEVRKADQMRMEALSRMFMRFGHPENMADVRARTTYLVQIGYISMQVEEDVAVRMRRIADYIAIYTGEVPQQRELDRFYARHGYRPNPEA; encoded by the coding sequence ATGGAAGCGACATTGAACGAAACCGGTTGGCGTGGATCGCAGGAAGGTTGGCTTGAGGCCGCCTACGAGGCACTGCTGGAATCCGGGGTGGATTCCGTCAAGATCCTGCCTCTGGCGAAAAAGCTCAATCTCTCACGCACCAGCTTCTACTGGTTCTTCAAGGACCGGGAGGAATTGCTGGCGGCGCTGTTATCCCGTTGGCGCGAGAAGAATACGGGAAGTATCCTCAGGCAATCGGAGGCCTATGCGGAAACCCTGGCCGAGGCGATGCTGAATGTTTTCGATTGCTGGCTGGATTCCTCGCTTTTCGACAGCAAATTCGAATTCGCGGTGCGAAGCTGGGCATTGCAGTCTGCTGATATTCTTGCCGAGGTTCGCAAGGCCGACCAGATGAGAATGGAAGCGCTTTCGCGCATGTTCATGCGTTTCGGCCACCCTGAGAACATGGCGGATGTGCGCGCCCGCACCACTTATCTCGTGCAGATCGGTTACATTTCCATGCAGGTCGAGGAAGATGTGGCAGTGCGGATGAGAAGGATTGCGGACTATATCGCGATCTACACCGGTGAGGTGCCGCAGCAGCGTGAGCTTGACCGCTTTTATGCCAGGCATGGATACAGGCCAAACCCCGAGGCCTGA
- a CDS encoding outer membrane protein codes for MSFIAKSLVTVTAAVMVATSAYSADLTNYNAQQYDYANPPAFSWGGAYVGAHGGIASPKFNPLASGRGLTGGVQAGYNFQFGSGVVGAELEGSYLGNEARVPNGRLRERFRGAAKLKAGVALDRTLVYGTAGLTTTKFKDTNGVNGPDGWKQGYLLGAGLEQSFGGGLSAKFEYNYVSTGNVSTTTSSGRSKTDVTDHVIKAGLNYRF; via the coding sequence ATGTCGTTCATCGCAAAATCGCTTGTCACCGTAACGGCTGCCGTCATGGTGGCAACCAGTGCCTATTCGGCTGATCTTACCAACTATAACGCGCAGCAATACGACTATGCCAATCCGCCGGCCTTTTCCTGGGGCGGGGCTTATGTCGGTGCTCATGGCGGCATCGCCTCCCCAAAATTCAATCCGCTGGCGAGCGGCCGGGGTCTGACGGGTGGTGTACAGGCCGGCTATAATTTCCAGTTCGGCTCCGGTGTTGTCGGTGCGGAACTGGAAGGTTCCTATCTTGGAAATGAAGCACGCGTGCCGAACGGCCGGTTGAGAGAGCGCTTCCGGGGTGCAGCCAAGCTGAAGGCCGGTGTCGCGCTCGACCGCACCCTCGTTTACGGCACAGCCGGCCTGACCACGACGAAATTCAAGGATACGAATGGCGTTAACGGTCCCGATGGCTGGAAACAGGGTTATCTGCTGGGAGCAGGTCTGGAACAGAGCTTTGGCGGCGGTCTGTCGGCCAAGTTTGAGTATAATTATGTGAGCACCGGAAATGTCAGCACGACGACTTCCAGCGGGCGGTCAAAAACCGATGTGACCGATCATGTCATCAAAGCCGGCCTGAACTATCGTTTCTGA
- a CDS encoding sensor histidine kinase codes for MKRLFALQAFFLVLFVVLLIGWIWIIDPRLEGANEEAVRIIAESVTKDGQGRAQVSATPDLEALKQRYPDFWFVVRDADEIVLQYGDIPAPALAAVFPRSIERARLEAGETVRATMENRDTPAGRLQFTAGTEKGFPNDGISLWINVQLDLEKDANGAIRWLTVLPGVGFIILVAVVPMLLLTGIATLLVTPRAVGRSLSGLMETVAQAQSINFENRSARIDRSKVPNEIIPLVDAFNVALSKLDEGYNRRNRFLADAAHELRTPIAIARIRADLLPDDALSRQLRADIDRLTRVAHQLLEMQAVGAVELPAEEQDLNVLVERIATDLAPIAMDAGYEFDFEPSEGKALFTVQTSIIEMAVVNLIRNAIDHGGGDGAIVIRIGAAGTIDVCDEGPGIPVAEREQVFEPFHRINTNSSGAGLGLNLVQRAAELHGGRVQFLDLDPGFGVRLEIRSIILRDKAVTAV; via the coding sequence ATGAAACGCCTTTTCGCGCTGCAGGCTTTTTTTCTCGTTCTCTTCGTCGTCCTTCTCATCGGCTGGATCTGGATCATCGATCCGCGACTGGAGGGTGCCAATGAAGAGGCTGTTCGCATCATTGCGGAAAGCGTGACAAAGGATGGGCAGGGCCGGGCACAGGTGTCGGCTACGCCCGATCTGGAAGCGCTGAAACAGCGCTATCCTGATTTCTGGTTTGTGGTGCGGGACGCCGACGAAATCGTCCTGCAATATGGGGATATCCCGGCGCCTGCCCTGGCGGCGGTGTTTCCCCGGAGCATCGAGAGGGCGCGTCTGGAGGCGGGGGAAACAGTCCGCGCCACCATGGAAAACCGCGATACACCGGCCGGGCGGCTGCAGTTCACTGCCGGGACGGAAAAAGGCTTCCCGAATGACGGCATCAGTCTCTGGATCAATGTACAGCTGGATCTGGAAAAGGATGCCAATGGCGCCATTCGCTGGCTGACAGTACTGCCCGGTGTCGGTTTCATCATCCTTGTCGCCGTCGTGCCCATGCTGCTGCTGACGGGTATTGCGACATTGCTGGTGACGCCCCGTGCGGTTGGCCGTTCGCTGAGCGGCCTCATGGAAACGGTCGCCCAGGCACAATCGATCAATTTCGAGAACCGGTCCGCCCGGATCGATCGTTCGAAGGTGCCCAATGAAATCATTCCGCTGGTGGATGCCTTCAACGTTGCGCTCTCGAAACTGGACGAGGGCTATAATCGCCGCAACCGCTTTTTGGCCGATGCCGCCCATGAACTGAGGACGCCGATCGCGATTGCGCGCATTCGCGCCGATCTTTTGCCCGATGACGCGCTGAGCCGGCAGCTGCGAGCGGATATCGACCGCCTCACCCGCGTCGCGCATCAGCTTCTCGAAATGCAGGCGGTGGGCGCGGTGGAGCTGCCTGCCGAAGAGCAGGATCTGAACGTTCTCGTCGAACGTATCGCGACCGATCTTGCGCCGATTGCGATGGATGCCGGTTATGAGTTCGATTTCGAACCGAGCGAAGGAAAGGCTCTCTTCACGGTTCAGACCTCGATCATCGAGATGGCGGTCGTCAACCTCATTCGCAATGCCATCGATCATGGCGGCGGCGACGGTGCAATCGTCATCCGGATTGGCGCAGCGGGAACCATAGATGTCTGCGACGAGGGGCCGGGCATACCCGTTGCGGAACGGGAGCAGGTATTTGAACCGTTCCATCGCATCAATACGAACTCTTCCGGTGCCGGTCTGGGTCTCAACCTGGTCCAGAGAGCGGCGGAGCTTCATGGCGGCCGGGTTCAGTTCCTCGACCTTGACCCCGGCTTTGGCGTTCGGCTGGAAATTCGATCGATAATTTTGCGAGATAAGGCTGTTACCGCTGTCTAA
- a CDS encoding response regulator transcription factor: MRLLVVEDDDVLLDGLRVGLQLAGFTVDAVMTLGDAKIALENCRFDAVVLDVMLPDGSGLDLLRHTRNERNRVPILLLTAKDATTDKICGLDAGADDYLGKPFDLDEVAARLRAIIRRGEGRSEGTLSALGVTLDPAKMVAKKDDSVIALSRREFAIIHALMQNPGMIFSKPVLEEKLYGWQEDVESNTIEVHIHKLRSKLGAGFIETVRGVGYRVGRVA; the protein is encoded by the coding sequence ATGCGTCTGTTGGTGGTCGAGGACGATGATGTCCTGCTTGATGGTCTGCGTGTCGGGCTGCAGCTTGCCGGCTTCACCGTCGATGCTGTCATGACGCTTGGCGACGCAAAAATCGCCCTTGAGAATTGCCGTTTCGACGCCGTTGTCCTTGATGTGATGTTGCCTGACGGGTCAGGCCTCGATCTTCTGCGCCACACCCGCAATGAGCGCAACCGGGTGCCGATCCTCCTGCTCACCGCCAAGGATGCGACCACGGACAAGATTTGCGGCCTCGATGCCGGCGCAGATGATTATCTAGGTAAGCCTTTCGATCTCGATGAGGTGGCCGCCCGGCTGCGGGCGATCATCCGCCGCGGCGAGGGCCGTTCCGAGGGCACGCTGTCGGCGCTGGGCGTGACGCTCGATCCGGCGAAGATGGTGGCGAAGAAGGATGACAGTGTCATTGCTCTGTCGCGCCGTGAATTCGCGATCATCCATGCCCTCATGCAGAATCCCGGCATGATCTTTTCAAAGCCGGTTCTGGAAGAAAAGCTCTATGGCTGGCAGGAAGATGTGGAAAGCAACACCATTGAGGTCCACATCCACAAGCTTCGTTCCAAACTGGGCGCCGGTTTCATCGAGACGGTGCGCGGCGTTGGTTACCGCGTCGGGAGGGTTGCGTGA
- the dsbD gene encoding protein-disulfide reductase DsbD translates to MRFNFSFVLLVLLSICGPALALGPPMDMADAFKLSIDRTGATATFRWQVAEGYYLYRESLQATTDDGTKLDLRTPAGEMKDDPGFGNTEVYFGQAAATLADAPQTMKLTFQGCQDGGICYPFRTVAIDGLRIEAEAPFGIRPQDPPAFQSFTPIAPSAEPEKVEQSAPAPVPLPAPLAEPGMVEGFLARGGTVLLLASFMGLGVLLAFTPCVFPMYPILAATLGRQGASLSPGRSFLLSSTYVVALAAAFSLFGILAAWLGQSFQIALQSPPAILITAAVFIILAIASFGMVEVQLPAGLRDRLARSQRSLGGSFGSTAILGFSSALLIGPCVTAPLAGALLYIAKTGNLLLGAAALFALGIGKGIPLILIGTSGAALLPRAGAWMAQIRWLFGFIFLATAIWYIDRLIPPPVTLALAAALLVTIGVFFGAFDTLPQQAGIGRRLMKSASLLSMLYGAFLAFGAASGGTSMLQPLQFSGGSVASRSLPGLTKASFATVSSNGELKAAVAEAGKPSLVYFTADWCVSCRVIERSVLSDPQVAESLKDTNLVSVDLSDMTPDKQQLMKDSNVIGPPTMLFFDRKGAELPSIRMVGEISARSLIDAAAQTQQALAKPAIDNTAGARQ, encoded by the coding sequence ATGCGTTTCAATTTTTCGTTCGTGCTCCTCGTTCTGCTGTCCATTTGTGGACCGGCGCTCGCGCTCGGTCCGCCGATGGACATGGCGGATGCGTTCAAGCTTTCGATAGACCGCACGGGAGCGACGGCCACCTTCCGCTGGCAAGTTGCCGAGGGATATTATCTCTACCGGGAGAGCCTGCAGGCCACCACTGACGACGGAACGAAGCTCGATCTCAGGACGCCGGCTGGCGAGATGAAGGATGATCCCGGCTTCGGCAACACCGAAGTCTATTTCGGGCAAGCCGCCGCCACGCTTGCCGACGCGCCGCAGACAATGAAGCTGACATTTCAGGGATGCCAGGATGGCGGCATCTGCTATCCGTTCAGAACAGTCGCCATCGACGGGTTGCGGATCGAAGCGGAGGCGCCGTTCGGCATAAGGCCGCAGGATCCACCCGCATTTCAATCCTTCACCCCGATCGCACCGTCCGCAGAACCGGAAAAGGTGGAGCAGTCAGCACCCGCACCCGTACCCTTACCAGCACCTCTGGCCGAGCCGGGCATGGTGGAGGGTTTCCTTGCCCGGGGCGGCACCGTGCTGCTCCTCGCCTCCTTCATGGGCCTTGGCGTACTCCTCGCATTCACACCCTGCGTGTTTCCCATGTACCCCATCCTCGCGGCCACGCTCGGTCGGCAGGGCGCTTCACTGTCGCCCGGTCGCAGCTTTCTCCTCTCCTCAACCTATGTCGTCGCGCTTGCCGCCGCCTTCAGCCTGTTCGGCATACTGGCCGCATGGCTTGGCCAGAGCTTCCAGATTGCCCTCCAGTCACCACCGGCCATTCTCATCACCGCCGCCGTCTTTATCATTCTGGCGATCGCCAGTTTCGGCATGGTCGAGGTCCAGCTTCCAGCTGGCCTTCGCGACCGGCTGGCGCGATCGCAGCGTTCGCTCGGTGGATCGTTCGGCTCGACCGCCATTCTCGGTTTCAGCTCGGCGCTGCTGATTGGCCCCTGCGTGACGGCGCCGCTTGCAGGTGCACTTCTCTATATCGCCAAGACCGGCAACCTGCTGCTTGGCGCAGCGGCGCTCTTTGCGCTCGGCATCGGCAAGGGCATTCCTCTCATCCTCATCGGCACCTCCGGCGCGGCATTGCTGCCGCGGGCCGGCGCATGGATGGCACAGATACGCTGGTTGTTCGGCTTCATCTTCCTTGCCACCGCGATCTGGTATATCGACCGGCTCATTCCTCCGCCTGTAACGCTCGCGCTCGCCGCAGCGCTGCTCGTTACCATCGGTGTTTTCTTCGGTGCTTTCGACACGCTTCCGCAACAGGCCGGCATTGGCCGCCGGCTGATGAAATCGGCCAGCCTTCTTTCCATGCTTTATGGGGCGTTTCTCGCTTTCGGCGCGGCAAGCGGCGGCACCAGCATGCTGCAGCCGCTGCAATTCTCCGGCGGCTCGGTCGCAAGCCGCTCCCTGCCCGGCCTGACAAAGGCGAGTTTTGCAACGGTGAGTTCCAATGGGGAACTGAAAGCCGCGGTCGCTGAAGCAGGAAAGCCAAGCCTTGTCTACTTCACCGCGGACTGGTGCGTTTCCTGCCGCGTCATTGAGCGATCCGTTCTGAGCGATCCGCAGGTCGCAGAAAGCCTCAAGGATACAAACCTCGTCTCCGTCGATCTTTCGGACATGACGCCAGACAAACAGCAATTGATGAAGGACAGCAATGTTATCGGTCCGCCGACCATGCTGTTCTTTGACAGAAAAGGCGCCGAACTCCCCTCCATCCGCATGGTGGGCGAGATTTCAGCCCGTTCACTCATCGATGCGGCAGCGCAAACGCAGCAGGCGCTTGCAAAACCGGCAATCGACAATACCGCAGGAGCCCGCCAATGA
- a CDS encoding DsbA family protein — protein MAHDVRNRADVSALAGLGRRAFLLGSISVVSAAASPAAASPNGLKLEMILRDPAAPVSGNPAGKLTMVAFLDYNCPWCKKTAVPMSNAVSADGDVRMVYKDWPIITPDSVEGARLALAAKYQDGYHIVHDALMAIKTPKVKADEMRDTVRATSIDFARLERDMKSKAAEIDDLLARNHEQAMSLQLTGTPAFIIGKFLVPGAVQSAEAFTDLFKRAREQA, from the coding sequence ATGGCACATGACGTTCGAAACCGCGCGGATGTTTCAGCCCTTGCCGGGCTCGGACGCCGTGCCTTTCTCCTCGGCTCGATTTCGGTGGTCTCGGCCGCCGCATCACCGGCGGCGGCTTCGCCCAACGGTCTGAAGCTCGAGATGATCCTGCGCGATCCGGCGGCACCCGTCTCCGGCAATCCTGCCGGCAAGCTCACCATGGTCGCCTTTCTCGACTATAATTGCCCCTGGTGCAAAAAGACGGCTGTTCCCATGAGCAATGCGGTCTCGGCAGACGGGGATGTCAGGATGGTCTACAAGGACTGGCCGATCATAACGCCTGACTCCGTCGAGGGAGCGCGACTGGCGCTGGCGGCAAAATATCAGGACGGCTACCATATCGTCCATGATGCGCTGATGGCGATCAAGACGCCGAAAGTGAAGGCCGACGAGATGCGCGACACCGTGCGTGCGACGAGTATCGACTTTGCCCGTCTCGAGCGTGACATGAAATCGAAAGCGGCGGAGATCGATGATCTGCTTGCGCGCAATCATGAACAGGCCATGTCGCTGCAATTGACCGGAACACCTGCCTTCATCATCGGCAAGTTCCTCGTTCCCGGCGCGGTGCAGAGCGCGGAAGCCTTTACGGATCTTTTCAAAAGAGCGCGTGAACAGGCGTAG
- a CDS encoding DsbA family protein translates to MTLTRRQLVAMAGLAAIAPPSLVFARTDPTSQEMVLHDPEAPVLGNPKGDVTVVEYFDYQCPYCKSSYGMVRDVVEQDGKVRLVLKDWPVFGGASVIAAQAVLASAKLGKYEKTLDAMFHTPNKLQQTDVEKALKKAGLTFDGVGKAVIEHQAWISGLLDRNWIQAAAFKFVGTPSFVVGTTSFAGVLDRKGLKEAIAKARG, encoded by the coding sequence ATGACCCTTACCCGCCGACAGCTTGTCGCTATGGCCGGCCTTGCCGCCATAGCTCCCCCATCACTTGTTTTTGCCAGGACAGACCCGACAAGCCAGGAGATGGTGCTGCACGATCCGGAAGCCCCGGTCCTCGGCAATCCGAAAGGCGACGTGACGGTGGTGGAATATTTCGACTACCAGTGCCCCTATTGCAAATCGTCCTACGGCATGGTGCGCGACGTGGTCGAACAGGATGGCAAGGTCAGACTTGTGCTGAAGGACTGGCCGGTCTTCGGCGGCGCATCGGTCATCGCGGCGCAGGCGGTGCTCGCCAGCGCCAAACTCGGCAAATATGAAAAAACGCTCGACGCCATGTTTCACACGCCGAACAAGCTGCAGCAGACCGATGTCGAAAAAGCCCTGAAGAAGGCGGGCCTGACTTTCGACGGTGTCGGCAAGGCCGTTATCGAGCATCAGGCATGGATTTCCGGCCTGCTGGATCGAAACTGGATACAGGCCGCTGCCTTCAAATTCGTCGGCACGCCATCATTTGTGGTGGGAACGACGAGCTTTGCCGGTGTCCTCGACCGCAAGGGCCTGAAGGAAGCAATCGCCAAGGCACGGGGATAG
- a CDS encoding response regulator transcription factor, whose amino-acid sequence MRILLLEDEPEMARALLEALRRRDVLADHVSTISDADALARDGSYDVLVLDRRLPDGEGLSLVSSLRRRKHSVPILVLTALGSVDHRVDGLDAGADDYLAKPFAIEELLARLRALHRRSPSISDKYTSFGNLSIDPKSNEVSVAGSILELRRREYLALEALMRRPNRIVTRSSLIESVYKLDDEIESNALDAHISRIRKKLAQAEAAVEIRAVRNIGYLIRAKT is encoded by the coding sequence TTGCGAATCCTGCTTCTTGAGGATGAACCCGAAATGGCGCGTGCGCTGCTCGAAGCCCTGCGCCGGCGTGATGTGCTTGCCGATCATGTCAGCACCATCAGCGATGCCGATGCCCTTGCGCGTGATGGCTCCTACGATGTGCTGGTTCTGGATCGCCGCCTGCCCGATGGCGAGGGGCTGAGCCTCGTATCGTCGCTTCGCCGCCGGAAACATTCCGTGCCGATTTTGGTTCTGACGGCGCTTGGAAGCGTCGATCACCGGGTCGATGGGCTGGATGCGGGGGCGGACGATTATCTCGCCAAGCCTTTCGCAATCGAGGAACTGCTTGCCCGCCTCAGAGCCCTTCACAGGCGCAGCCCTTCGATTTCCGACAAATATACGAGCTTCGGAAATCTCAGTATCGATCCGAAAAGCAATGAGGTCAGCGTTGCCGGTTCCATCCTCGAGTTGCGGCGCCGGGAATATCTGGCGCTCGAAGCCCTGATGCGGCGTCCGAACCGCATCGTGACACGGTCCAGCCTGATCGAGTCTGTTTATAAGCTCGACGATGAGATCGAGTCCAATGCGCTTGATGCGCATATTTCGCGCATTCGCAAGAAGCTGGCCCAGGCCGAAGCGGCGGTGGAAATAAGAGCCGTGCGCAACATCGGTTATCTCATTCGGGCAAAGACATGA
- a CDS encoding ATP-binding protein, with protein sequence MSIRARLFTVLLLMTGLVWLSACVWIYTSTKARLEHVLDARLVESARMVGSLVGDRPVDIRLIDGHSPTHDEDADADAAAIPSYERQLACQIWSISGRLLSKSDSAPDASLSDHASGFQNTVINGIEWRVYAVVKPDLGVRVLVGDSVEVRDRLVDDVIKGLLYPALFIMPLMAGLIWLCVSRGLAPLQKLANGMKARDATELHGFADKGTPSELRPMIHALNSLLARVQATREREREFTTYAAHEMKTPLAGLKTQAQVAMRSTDPEVQQQALRRIEQSVDRTSRMAKQLIDLATVDATEAQAVKSGVDIPRLVLDVIQELEPLRRAREVEITCQLSEEADRILIEADRSLLRLAIRNVMENAVQHSPKGSTVECRAELANGKVNVVVIDEGAGIAMEEQERVLQRFYRSPRSEPGGSGLGLAIVKMAIDRLGGRLQFSQFGQRFAVSLEL encoded by the coding sequence ATGTCGATCCGGGCAAGATTGTTTACCGTCCTCCTGCTGATGACGGGCCTCGTCTGGCTGTCGGCCTGCGTGTGGATCTATACCAGCACGAAGGCGCGGCTGGAGCATGTTCTCGATGCGCGGCTGGTGGAATCGGCAAGAATGGTCGGATCCCTCGTCGGCGACCGCCCGGTCGATATCCGCCTGATAGACGGCCATTCACCGACGCATGATGAGGACGCGGACGCTGATGCGGCGGCGATCCCCTCCTACGAACGCCAGCTCGCCTGCCAGATATGGTCCATCAGCGGCCGTCTGCTCAGCAAATCGGACAGCGCCCCGGATGCTTCCCTTTCGGATCATGCCTCGGGCTTCCAGAATACGGTCATCAACGGCATCGAATGGCGCGTCTATGCGGTCGTGAAGCCGGACCTCGGTGTCAGGGTTCTGGTGGGTGACAGTGTCGAGGTTCGCGACCGGCTGGTTGACGATGTCATCAAGGGGCTTCTTTATCCGGCGCTTTTCATCATGCCATTGATGGCTGGCCTTATCTGGCTGTGTGTTTCCCGGGGGCTTGCCCCCTTGCAAAAGCTCGCAAACGGCATGAAAGCGCGCGACGCGACTGAACTCCACGGCTTTGCCGACAAGGGAACGCCATCAGAGCTTCGGCCGATGATCCACGCGCTGAACAGCCTTCTGGCGCGTGTGCAGGCGACGCGGGAAAGGGAACGGGAGTTCACGACCTATGCCGCACATGAAATGAAGACGCCACTTGCCGGCCTGAAGACACAGGCGCAGGTGGCCATGCGTTCCACCGATCCCGAGGTGCAGCAACAGGCGCTGCGGCGCATCGAACAGAGCGTTGACCGGACAAGCCGGATGGCAAAACAGCTTATCGATCTGGCTACCGTCGACGCCACCGAAGCGCAGGCGGTGAAATCCGGCGTCGACATTCCCCGTTTGGTCCTCGATGTCATACAGGAGCTGGAGCCGCTCAGGCGAGCACGCGAGGTTGAAATTACCTGCCAGCTTTCGGAAGAGGCGGATAGGATCCTCATCGAGGCGGATCGGTCCCTGCTTCGTCTTGCGATCCGTAACGTGATGGAAAATGCCGTACAGCACTCGCCGAAGGGATCGACGGTGGAATGCCGGGCGGAACTGGCAAACGGCAAGGTCAATGTGGTGGTCATCGACGAAGGGGCGGGGATCGCGATGGAAGAACAGGAACGGGTGCTGCAGCGTTTCTACCGTTCGCCGCGATCGGAACCCGGTGGAAGCGGCCTTGGGCTTGCCATTGTCAAGATGGCCATCGACCGGCTGGGCGGGCGATTGCAGTTTTCGCAATTCGGTCAGCGGTTCGCAGTATCGCTTGAGTTATAA